The Streptomyces sp. NBC_00775 genome includes the window GCACGGTCGGCCTCGGACCCGTCCGTGGGCCCGGCGCCGTGGGCTGGCATTCGCCCCGTCGACAGGGGCCATGCGCGATGACGTCAGCCTGGCGGCACCGTGTTTCGTCCGGGAACCAGTTCTGTTACCGCGACAGCACGTCCACGAGGAACGCCTCGGACAGGCGTGCACTGCGCCCGTCCCGCACCACCGCCTCGCCCGCCACCAGGACCGTGTCCACGGTCCGGCTGCTCGCGCAGGTCAGCAGCGTTGCGCCCGGATCGCGCACCGGAAGGCACGCGTAGTCCCGCTCGAAGCGGTGCAGCACGAGGTCGGCCCTGACACCGGCCACCACACCGTCCGCGCGGGAATCGAGCCCGAGCACCTCGCCCGCGCCGTCGGCGGCGATGGCCAGCATCTCCGCGAAGCCGAGCAGATCTGCCCGCCGGTGCGCGGCACGCTGCAGATACGCCCCGATCCGCATGGCCTCCAGAATGTCCTGGGTGTCGTTGCTGGCGGCCCCGTCGACCCCGAGCCCTACCCGAAGTCCCGCTTCCCGCATGGCGATCACGGGGGCGATGCCGCTGCCCAGCCGCATATTGCTGAGCGGGTTGTAGGAGACGCCGACTCCGTGCCGGGCGAGCGCCGCACGGCCCGCCGCGTCCAGCTCCACACAGTGCACGGCGAGCAGCCGCTCCCACAGGAATCCCGCCGCCTCCAGGTATTCCACGGCTCCTTGACCGGTGTGCTCCCGGCACATCAAGTCGTCCGTCGCCGTCTCCAGGAGGTGGATCGACACCGGCAGGTCCCGCTCTTCGGCGTACGCCCGTACCTGCCGCATTCCCGCAGGAGTGAGGCTGCGCGGATTGGGCACGGCGAGCCCCACCGAGACACGGCT containing:
- a CDS encoding amidohydrolase family protein; translated protein: MYVDTITDVCVWSGGRWLDARDVHVADGRVTAVVGARELPRGQRVLAAAGGHLIPGLVNTHTHLHQACMRGIGEGEPLLSWLRTVGEETVALTPDRAYAAAAAAATEALRSGTTTLVDHMWPNPSAEIHDAVLRALHDSGIRAVLCRGVADRADPSRRWGFDPRLMQQLDSALAHTDELVDATAGSRVSVGLAVPNPRSLTPAGMRQVRAYAEERDLPVSIHLLETATDDLMCREHTGQGAVEYLEAAGFLWERLLAVHCVELDAAGRAALARHGVGVSYNPLSNMRLGSGIAPVIAMREAGLRVGLGVDGAASNDTQDILEAMRIGAYLQRAAHRRADLLGFAEMLAIAADGAGEVLGLDSRADGVVAGVRADLVLHRFERDYACLPVRDPGATLLTCASSRTVDTVLVAGEAVVRDGRSARLSEAFLVDVLSR